In a single window of the Nitrospira sp. MA-1 genome:
- a CDS encoding DUF2341 domain-containing protein gives MKTLLALEPRILFDGAALSTGAEVVQDTTTQDQTTPDTDADADKSSGANITTENEALWASGLSLATPPDRREIVFIDTRVEDYQTLIKGIDPAAEVILLESTHDGVEQIAAVLAGRTDVEAIHLIGEGTEAELHLGTAFLTTDSIHGKYAELFSQIGQSLSADADLLIYGCNFGRGESGLSAIQTLADLTGADIAASIDRTGHVSEYANWELEVSTGFIETSIVIDQATQDAWEGVLATYTVTTTTDGGAGSLRQAIINANANAGTDTITFVGSGTYLLTITGTGENAAATGDLDITESLNIIGNGAGSTIIDASGLGGTPDRVFDIRTGITTMSGVTIKGGSGVTGAGIETQSGTTLDLIDVELRENFSAGNGGGIFNSATLTLDRVTIANNTASGNGGGIYFSGGVGGTLTNVTISSNSAANGGGLYNSNTTVTILNSTIADNSTGIAQLGGAAITQLKNSILDNVGANANTPLTSMGFNIDSDGTAGIGGPIDPRLAGLADNGGPTRTHALLAGSPAINAGTATGAPTVDQRGATRDASVDIGGFEAGSNAPPVINNQVFPVAENSANSTSVGTVVGTDGDPQSGYSKLYWVDPATDEVRRINLDGSGSQQLAMQFDGMNGTGPRGVTIDDVNGKVYWTNNTTNSLWRADLDGGNPEQLLTGLNNPLGITVDPTGGKIYWVDTAGTAIWHANLDGSSSASLITGITDSKDLTVDSTGGKLYWTDKGIGTIKRANLNGSTIETIVSGLNDPWGIALDVTAGKVYWSEATLNEIQRADMMVGATAQTVVTGANQPRDLTLELVQGKIYWSAATTDRIESASLGGSPLPPVTATGDWPSGLAIGPAVRNLTFSIIGGNTGGAFAINAVSGEITVVNSAALDYETNPSFGLTVQVTDNLGLSDTATITINIGAVNEGPAFSGLDNTPTFTEGGAAVVLDNNATIADPELDTANDYSGASLTLVRNGGANGEDVFAGSGTLSTLTESGSLVVGGTTIGTVTTNSGGTLVFTFNGNATTARVNSALQQITYANSSGTPPANVQIDFTINDGNAGAQGSGGALSDTGSIMVTIDPNTTPTATADNYTVDEDTSLTTEPAWFNEAWLSRQKLTFNNPAQAENFTDFPVLITLDAGNIDYTKVQNAGEDLRYVDPDGTELAYEIESWNESGTSYVWVKVPQIDASSGTDYIWMYYDNAGATDNQNAAGVWSNNFEALSHLHDDFTDSTGNAHNGSNNGSLDINGTIGDGQFFDGVNDRIDIPSSAGIDNIFTGGATVSAWINPSAWGEGGYGRILDKGDAAIVTNGWALQLENTGSRLIFELGFSGTEGRWRSSDNAISLDTWQLVTVVFDSSSATNDPTIYVNGVALGITESDTPSGTANSDAGLDLAIGNRSGSTDRTFQGILDETRLETTIRSADWIKAQYLSMTGAFVTFGTGEGPGGVLANDTDADGDPLTAIQVSADPANAQSFSFNADGSFSYTPVANFTGTDTFTYKVNDGTDDGNTVVVTINVNPVNDSPTVATNTGATVNEASSGNIITTAMLNEGDPDDAGIGLTYTVTAVTTNGTLRLSGTPLGVNDTFTQDDIDSNRVTYDHNGSETTTDSFNFSLADGGENGSTPATGVFTITISPANDQPLFSGLDNTPTFTEGGAAVVLDNNATIADPELDAANDYNGATLTLVRNGGANSEDVFANTGTLNALTESGSLVVGGTTIGTVTTNSGGTLSLTFNGNATTARVNSTLQQITFANSSSAPPATVQIDFTINDGNAGSQGSGGALYDTGSIIVTINPINDPPIIDLDANDGSGATGNDYAATFSEGAGPIGIADSDTDVVDPDSTTFTYVKLAVSGLLDGNAETLVLDGDTFTLASAVAGQNTTGGNYHVVLATGAGTATLTITKQGGGTFSEAETETLIKTVQYQHTDTATPTDGNRLIDVIVNDGTADSAASRTSINVNPGNDPPTATIIASSFGVNEDDTYRPIAGVSVSDIDAGTNDLSVTLSVNNGLLRLVTTTGLTFVSSTNDSATMTVTGTMTNLNNALATLRYQPDPDFAGTDLLTLMVDDLGNTGGGSLTAMDTATIVVAPINDPPSFNGLNQTPTFIQGGGAVVLDNNATITDPELDAANNYNGATLTLVRNGGANAEDLFNGSGTLLPLVESGNLMVGATTIGTVTTNSGGTLVLTFNSNATTALVNSALQQLTYANSSGTPPASVQIDFTIDDGNAGGQGSGGALNDTGSITVTINGTNIPPVAVADAFTVTQGSTAILNLAGNDLDADDGLDLTSITIVTGPTNGTIDSINTDGTVTYNHNGSATVTDSFTYTIDDLAAATSNTVTVSLTVNLLNVPPVALADSFTVNEGTTTTLNLAMNDIDLDDGLDPASITIVAGPTNGTIASINANGTVTYAHNGSETLADSFTYTINDLSGATSNTVTVSLTVTPVNDAPVAVADSFIVSESSTTILNLAGNDTDADDGLDLTSITIVSGPANGTITSINADGTVDYTHNGSETLADSFSYTIRDQSGATSNTVTVNLTVTPVNDVPIITSNGGGASANISVITGNTPVTNVDASDAEGATLTYSIIGGADAALFRIDPTTGVLTFITAPDFQAPGDAGRDNIYDVTVQASDGTAVDTQAIAVTVTQANVPPQIFIPPPPDSPPSPDPPPRDAGEETSGDQAPGNWGSFDPGSPGNIPDHGQGSTATGIRDSNTGNPLAQDDGRAKQPDEERTRIVDEMSDIMGSFHRPLDLTTLKNEIRSLLHRSGFLQDLDSVRDGIQDVAASEKTYLASSIAVSTGMSIGYVIWLLRSGVLLTALLSSVPAWQFVNPLLVLDSATKKKRQKGQKAVKNDSVESLFEKSMASTGIVGEKTGDPAKTARARWFNWNKR, from the coding sequence ATGAAAACACTCTTAGCGCTTGAACCCAGAATCCTCTTTGATGGAGCCGCCCTCAGCACCGGAGCGGAAGTGGTTCAGGACACCACGACCCAGGATCAAACTACTCCGGACACCGATGCTGATGCGGATAAGAGTTCCGGCGCCAACATCACCACTGAGAATGAAGCCTTATGGGCCTCAGGTCTCTCACTGGCCACTCCACCCGATCGTCGGGAAATCGTTTTCATTGATACGCGTGTCGAGGATTACCAGACCCTCATAAAAGGGATCGATCCGGCCGCGGAAGTTATTCTTCTGGAATCGACGCACGATGGTGTAGAACAAATTGCCGCAGTCTTGGCCGGACGCACGGACGTTGAGGCCATCCATCTCATCGGGGAAGGTACCGAGGCGGAACTGCATTTGGGTACCGCCTTTCTCACCACAGATTCAATACACGGGAAATATGCCGAACTGTTCAGTCAGATTGGGCAGAGTCTGTCTGCCGACGCGGATCTCTTGATCTACGGCTGCAATTTTGGCCGTGGAGAAAGCGGCCTCTCCGCCATTCAAACGTTAGCGGATCTTACCGGAGCCGATATCGCCGCGAGCATCGATCGCACCGGTCACGTCAGCGAATATGCCAACTGGGAATTGGAAGTCTCCACCGGGTTTATTGAAACGTCGATCGTCATCGACCAGGCCACCCAAGACGCATGGGAAGGGGTGTTGGCCACCTACACCGTCACGACAACCACCGATGGGGGCGCCGGGTCCCTCCGCCAGGCCATCATCAATGCCAATGCGAACGCGGGCACGGATACCATTACCTTCGTGGGGAGTGGGACCTATCTACTCACCATCACCGGTACGGGCGAAAATGCCGCAGCCACGGGAGACCTGGATATCACCGAAAGCCTCAACATTATCGGGAACGGTGCGGGGAGCACCATAATTGATGCCTCAGGTCTGGGTGGCACACCGGATCGCGTGTTCGACATACGGACCGGAATAACGACGATGTCCGGCGTGACGATCAAGGGTGGCTCTGGAGTGACCGGTGCGGGTATTGAAACTCAGTCAGGGACGACGCTGGATCTGATTGATGTCGAGTTGCGTGAAAACTTTTCCGCGGGCAACGGTGGTGGGATTTTCAATAGCGCAACGCTCACCCTTGACCGCGTGACGATTGCCAACAATACGGCTTCCGGTAATGGTGGTGGCATTTATTTTTCTGGAGGTGTTGGTGGGACTCTCACGAACGTCACAATCAGCAGCAATAGTGCGGCTAACGGCGGAGGGCTATATAATTCCAACACAACTGTTACCATTCTCAACAGTACCATCGCCGACAACTCCACTGGCATCGCACAGTTAGGGGGGGCAGCTATTACCCAACTGAAAAACTCGATTCTCGACAACGTGGGGGCGAACGCCAATACTCCTTTAACCTCGATGGGATTCAATATCGACAGTGACGGCACAGCCGGTATTGGAGGGCCGATTGACCCCAGGCTGGCAGGCCTGGCTGACAACGGAGGCCCAACCAGAACACATGCCCTCCTAGCCGGAAGTCCGGCCATCAACGCGGGCACGGCAACCGGTGCGCCTACTGTCGACCAGCGGGGAGCGACTCGGGACGCGAGCGTCGATATCGGCGGGTTTGAGGCAGGGAGCAACGCCCCGCCGGTGATCAACAACCAGGTTTTCCCGGTTGCAGAAAATAGCGCAAACAGCACGAGTGTGGGAACCGTGGTGGGAACAGATGGGGATCCACAATCCGGTTACAGCAAATTGTATTGGGTGGATCCGGCTACCGACGAGGTGCGACGGATTAATCTGGATGGCAGCGGGAGCCAGCAACTGGCCATGCAGTTCGACGGCATGAACGGGACAGGACCACGAGGTGTCACGATTGATGATGTCAACGGAAAGGTTTACTGGACTAATAACACGACCAACTCTCTTTGGCGCGCCGATCTTGATGGCGGCAACCCGGAGCAACTTCTGACCGGGCTTAACAATCCACTCGGGATCACCGTCGATCCGACTGGGGGAAAAATCTATTGGGTCGATACCGCCGGGACCGCCATCTGGCACGCCAATCTGGACGGCAGCAGTTCTGCTTCGTTGATTACCGGCATCACCGATTCCAAAGATCTCACCGTCGATTCCACCGGCGGGAAACTGTACTGGACCGACAAGGGAATCGGCACGATCAAGCGCGCGAACCTGAATGGAAGCACTATTGAGACAATCGTGAGCGGACTCAACGACCCGTGGGGTATCGCCTTGGATGTGACCGCCGGCAAGGTCTACTGGAGCGAGGCTACGTTAAATGAAATACAGCGCGCGGATATGATGGTCGGCGCAACGGCCCAAACCGTTGTCACCGGAGCGAACCAGCCGCGCGATCTCACGCTGGAATTGGTTCAAGGAAAAATCTATTGGTCTGCCGCAACCACTGACCGAATTGAAAGCGCGAGTTTAGGTGGATCGCCATTGCCACCGGTGACAGCCACCGGCGATTGGCCAAGCGGCCTGGCAATCGGGCCGGCGGTGCGCAATTTAACCTTTTCGATCATCGGGGGTAACACAGGAGGCGCATTTGCCATCAACGCCGTGAGTGGAGAAATCACAGTTGTGAATAGCGCCGCTCTGGACTACGAAACGAACCCTTCCTTCGGTCTGACGGTGCAAGTCACCGACAACCTTGGACTATCCGACACCGCGACCATCACCATCAACATCGGAGCGGTCAACGAGGGTCCTGCATTCAGTGGTCTGGACAACACCCCCACCTTTACCGAAGGTGGCGCGGCGGTGGTGCTCGATAACAACGCCACGATTGCCGACCCCGAACTGGATACCGCCAACGACTATAGCGGCGCCTCGCTCACGTTGGTCCGCAACGGCGGTGCCAACGGCGAGGATGTGTTCGCCGGCAGCGGCACGCTGAGTACCCTGACCGAAAGCGGCAGCCTGGTAGTGGGCGGCACGACCATTGGCACCGTCACCACCAACAGCGGCGGCACACTCGTCTTTACCTTTAACGGGAATGCCACAACGGCCCGGGTCAACAGTGCTTTACAGCAGATCACCTATGCCAACAGTAGTGGTACGCCGCCGGCAAACGTACAGATCGACTTTACGATCAACGACGGCAACGCCGGGGCCCAGGGTAGCGGTGGCGCGCTCAGCGATACCGGATCAATCATGGTCACGATCGATCCCAACACTACGCCCACCGCCACAGCCGACAACTACACGGTCGATGAAGACACCTCGCTGACAACCGAACCGGCCTGGTTTAATGAGGCGTGGCTCAGCAGACAGAAGTTGACGTTCAACAACCCCGCTCAGGCCGAAAACTTCACGGATTTTCCGGTGCTGATCACGTTGGATGCCGGGAACATCGATTACACCAAGGTGCAAAACGCCGGGGAAGACCTCCGATATGTCGACCCCGATGGCACCGAGTTGGCCTACGAAATTGAAAGTTGGAATGAGTCGGGCACGTCCTATGTCTGGGTCAAGGTGCCGCAAATCGATGCGTCGTCCGGCACGGATTACATCTGGATGTATTATGACAACGCCGGTGCCACTGATAACCAAAACGCCGCGGGTGTGTGGTCCAATAACTTCGAGGCCCTCTCACATCTTCACGATGATTTCACGGACTCGACCGGCAACGCCCACAACGGGTCCAACAATGGTTCGCTAGATATCAACGGCACCATTGGTGACGGTCAATTCTTCGACGGCGTGAATGACCGGATTGACATCCCGTCAAGTGCGGGCATCGATAATATTTTTACCGGGGGAGCCACGGTGTCGGCCTGGATCAACCCGAGCGCCTGGGGCGAGGGTGGCTATGGCCGTATCCTGGATAAAGGGGATGCCGCCATAGTTACGAACGGCTGGGCGCTTCAGCTTGAAAATACCGGCAGTCGTCTGATTTTTGAACTTGGATTTTCCGGCACCGAGGGACGGTGGCGATCATCCGACAATGCCATCTCGCTGGACACATGGCAACTCGTCACGGTGGTCTTCGATAGCAGTTCCGCGACAAACGACCCGACAATCTATGTAAACGGCGTGGCTCTCGGTATCACTGAATCGGACACACCAAGTGGAACAGCCAATTCCGATGCGGGGCTTGATCTGGCGATCGGCAATCGATCCGGTTCAACGGACCGCACGTTCCAGGGGATACTGGACGAAACGCGGCTTGAAACTACGATTCGTTCCGCGGATTGGATCAAGGCCCAATACCTCTCGATGACCGGTGCCTTCGTCACGTTCGGCACGGGTGAAGGTCCAGGCGGTGTGCTGGCCAATGACACCGACGCAGATGGTGATCCGTTGACGGCCATCCAGGTAAGCGCCGATCCCGCCAACGCCCAATCCTTCAGCTTCAATGCGGATGGTTCTTTCTCCTACACGCCTGTCGCAAATTTTACCGGCACCGACACATTCACCTACAAAGTCAATGACGGAACGGATGATGGGAATACCGTCGTGGTTACGATCAACGTCAATCCGGTCAACGATTCTCCCACGGTCGCCACAAACACGGGGGCCACGGTAAATGAAGCCTCCTCTGGCAATATCATCACCACGGCCATGCTAAACGAAGGCGACCCCGATGATGCCGGCATCGGTTTGACCTATACGGTCACGGCCGTCACAACCAACGGCACTCTTCGACTCTCCGGAACGCCACTCGGTGTGAACGATACCTTTACCCAGGACGATATCGATTCTAATAGGGTGACCTACGATCATAACGGCAGTGAGACCACGACCGACAGCTTTAATTTTTCCCTGGCTGACGGCGGTGAGAACGGTTCCACCCCTGCGACAGGTGTGTTCACCATCACCATCAGTCCCGCAAACGACCAGCCGCTATTCAGCGGTCTGGATAATACGCCGACCTTCACCGAAGGCGGCGCGGCGGTGGTGCTCGACAACAATGCCACGATCGCCGACCCTGAACTGGATGCCGCCAACGACTATAACGGCGCCACGCTCACGTTGGTCCGCAACGGGGGCGCCAACAGCGAGGATGTGTTCGCCAACACCGGCACCCTGAATGCCTTGACGGAAAGCGGGAGCCTGGTAGTGGGCGGCACGACCATCGGCACCGTCACCACCAACAGCGGCGGAACGCTCAGCTTGACCTTTAATGGGAATGCCACGACGGCCCGGGTCAATAGCACCCTGCAGCAAATCACCTTTGCCAATAGCAGCAGTGCCCCGCCGGCCACCGTGCAGATCGACTTCACAATTAACGATGGTAATGCGGGCAGCCAAGGCAGCGGTGGCGCACTCTACGATACCGGATCAATCATCGTCACCATCAACCCCATCAATGACCCTCCGATCATAGATCTGGATGCCAACGACGGTTCCGGCGCCACGGGCAACGACTATGCGGCCACGTTTTCCGAGGGGGCCGGCCCAATCGGGATTGCCGACAGCGACACGGATGTAGTCGACCCCGACAGCACCACATTCACGTATGTGAAACTGGCCGTGAGCGGCCTGCTGGACGGCAATGCCGAGACTCTTGTACTCGACGGCGATACCTTTACCCTGGCAAGCGCGGTGGCCGGTCAGAACACGACCGGCGGAAACTATCATGTGGTGCTCGCCACCGGTGCCGGAACCGCCACCCTGACCATTACCAAGCAGGGCGGCGGCACCTTCAGCGAGGCGGAAACCGAAACTCTGATCAAGACGGTCCAATATCAACATACCGACACGGCGACCCCCACCGACGGTAACCGGTTGATCGACGTCATCGTCAACGACGGCACGGCCGACAGTGCCGCCTCCCGCACATCGATCAATGTCAATCCCGGGAACGATCCACCAACGGCAACGATCATCGCCTCATCCTTCGGCGTGAACGAAGATGATACGTACAGGCCCATAGCGGGCGTGAGCGTTTCAGATATCGATGCTGGGACCAATGATCTGTCCGTCACTTTGTCGGTAAACAACGGACTCCTGAGACTGGTGACCACCACGGGTCTCACATTCGTCAGCAGCACCAACGATAGCGCGACGATGACCGTGACGGGAACGATGACCAATCTCAATAATGCATTGGCCACGCTCAGGTACCAGCCTGACCCTGATTTTGCCGGCACTGATCTGTTGACGCTGATGGTCGATGATCTGGGGAACACGGGTGGCGGATCGCTCACCGCCATGGATACGGCGACCATTGTCGTTGCCCCCATCAACGACCCTCCGTCCTTTAACGGCCTGAACCAGACTCCCACCTTTATTCAAGGCGGCGGAGCGGTTGTGCTCGATAACAATGCCACCATTACCGACCCCGAACTGGATGCCGCCAATAATTACAATGGTGCCACACTGACTTTGGTTCGCAATGGCGGGGCCAACGCCGAGGACCTGTTCAACGGCAGCGGCACGCTCCTTCCACTGGTGGAAAGCGGGAACCTGATGGTGGGAGCCACCACCATCGGCACGGTCACCACCAACAGCGGGGGCACGCTGGTGCTGACTTTCAATAGCAACGCCACCACGGCGTTAGTCAACAGTGCCTTGCAGCAACTCACCTATGCCAATAGCAGTGGCACGCCACCCGCTAGCGTGCAAATTGATTTCACCATTGACGATGGCAACGCCGGCGGCCAAGGCAGCGGCGGCGCGCTCAATGATACCGGCTCGATCACGGTCACCATCAACGGCACCAATATTCCTCCCGTCGCCGTGGCCGACGCCTTTACCGTCACCCAAGGTTCAACCGCCATCCTGAACCTGGCCGGCAATGATCTCGATGCCGATGACGGCCTCGACCTGACCAGTATCACCATTGTCACCGGGCCAACCAACGGCACCATCGACAGCATCAATACCGATGGGACGGTGACGTACAACCACAATGGATCCGCCACCGTCACCGACAGTTTTACCTACACCATCGATGATCTGGCCGCCGCCACCTCCAACACCGTGACCGTGAGCCTGACCGTGAATCTGTTGAACGTGCCCCCTGTCGCGCTGGCCGACAGTTTTACCGTCAACGAGGGCACAACGACAACGCTCAACCTGGCCATGAATGACATCGATCTCGATGACGGCCTCGATCCGGCCAGCATCACCATTGTGGCCGGGCCCACCAACGGCACAATTGCGAGTATCAATGCCAATGGAACGGTGACATACGCGCACAATGGCTCCGAAACCCTCGCCGACAGTTTTACCTACACCATCAATGATCTATCCGGGGCGACGTCCAATACTGTGACGGTGAGCCTGACCGTCACCCCGGTGAACGATGCGCCGGTCGCCGTAGCCGACAGCTTTATCGTCAGCGAAAGCTCGACTACCATACTGAATCTCGCCGGAAATGATACCGATGCGGATGATGGACTGGATCTGACCAGCATCACCATTGTCTCAGGCCCTGCCAATGGCACTATCACCAGCATCAATGCTGATGGGACAGTGGATTACACGCACAATGGCTCCGAAACCCTCGCCGACAGTTTCAGCTATACCATCCGGGATCAGAGCGGAGCGACGTCCAACACCGTAACGGTGAACCTGACCGTGACCCCGGTCAACGATGTGCCGATCATCACCTCGAATGGGGGCGGGGCCAGCGCGAATATTTCGGTCATCACGGGCAACACTCCCGTGACAAATGTCGATGCCAGCGATGCCGAAGGCGCTACACTGACTTACAGTATTATCGGCGGGGCTGATGCGGCGCTCTTTCGCATTGATCCCACCACCGGCGTCCTCACCTTCATCACGGCTCCCGATTTCCAGGCACCAGGCGATGCGGGTAGGGACAACATCTATGACGTGACCGTCCAAGCCTCCGACGGCACTGCCGTCGACACGCAGGCCATTGCCGTCACCGTGACCCAAGCCAATGTTCCGCCGCAAATTTTTATTCCACCGCCGCCGGACTCTCCGCCTTCACCGGATCCCCCGCCGAGAGATGCCGGCGAAGAGACTTCGGGGGACCAGGCGCCAGGCAATTGGGGCAGTTTTGATCCCGGCTCACCTGGGAATATCCCCGATCACGGCCAGGGCTCTACCGCCACTGGAATCCGAGATTCAAACACGGGGAATCCTCTGGCACAGGACGATGGGCGCGCCAAGCAACCAGATGAAGAACGCACCAGGATTGTGGATGAGATGAGTGACATCATGGGTTCCTTTCATAGGCCATTGGACCTTACCACCCTCAAGAATGAAATCCGGTCATTGCTGCACAGATCAGGATTCCTCCAGGACCTGGATAGTGTGCGCGACGGAATTCAAGATGTCGCGGCATCCGAAAAAACTTATTTAGCCTCCAGCATTGCCGTGTCCACCGGTATGTCTATTGGTTATGTCATATGGCTCCTTCGAAGTGGTGTCCTGTTGACGGCCCTGCTCTCGTCGGTGCCGGCCTGGCAGTTTGTGAATCCGCTGTTAGTTCTCGATTCGGCCACGAAGAAGAAGCGTCAAAAGGGCCAGAAGGCTGTGAAGAACGATTCGGTGGAGTCTCTGTTTGAGAAATCCATGGCGTCTACCGGAATAGTTGGGGAAAAGACCGGGGACCCCGCAAAGACCGCTCGAGCCCGTTGGTTCAATTGGAATAAGCGATGA
- a CDS encoding TolC family protein yields the protein MRRIRRAGQRSHSGGDYLQASFWIQGICTQINFIGWIVYPFSMAVHIQKYLVGVVVMGLALIDSGCAVMPTPLTQDEIQQRVQEDLAQLTQFQEPVARPITLYEAMARALKYNLETRVQGLKEMVTHRQLDLAHYDMLPKVVADAAYNGRSNFAGASSQSLETGQQSLVSSTSSDKNIYTANLALSWDVLDFGLSYVRAEQAADDVLIAEEDKRRIANRVIQEVRSAFWKAVGAERALGRLAFLQDWVTQALGEVHLIRERALADPLTSLQYERELLSAQREIQQLYQELSLSRIHLAELMNLNPGEPYELAVPDHPPLVSKVDEKLEDLEYRALMNRPELRKVDYQKRINAKETKAAILELLPNLNVYMGGNYDSNNFLFHNNWLNYGAKVSWNLLNVFRHPVRLQVIDAQEKVLDMQSLALTMALMSQVHVSVAQYHAAMKDAATGKRYLDTQMAIADQVQRAWSLNRLSEHLVIREKMQGLVAELRYESALAKLEMAYANVLAAIGEDPFPTNITGDGVEELAVALQERWEWLERPEVFAQVHPTDAQPQATNTQSQGAEPQPQETVGQFQEADALPPEPEPQPQETGVQPQETSVQPQETIAQSQETTTQPQERVNP from the coding sequence TTGCGGAGAATTCGGCGTGCGGGTCAACGCAGTCATTCGGGTGGTGACTATCTCCAGGCAAGTTTTTGGATTCAGGGGATCTGTACACAAATAAATTTTATCGGTTGGATCGTTTATCCTTTTTCTATGGCAGTCCACATTCAAAAATATCTGGTCGGTGTGGTGGTGATGGGCTTGGCCCTGATTGACTCGGGCTGTGCCGTCATGCCGACTCCACTCACCCAGGACGAAATTCAACAGCGGGTCCAAGAGGACCTGGCCCAACTCACACAATTTCAGGAACCCGTGGCTCGCCCCATCACGCTGTATGAAGCGATGGCGCGGGCGTTGAAATATAATTTGGAAACGCGGGTCCAGGGATTAAAGGAAATGGTCACGCATCGGCAACTGGATCTGGCGCATTACGATATGCTGCCAAAAGTGGTGGCTGATGCGGCCTATAATGGACGCAGTAATTTTGCGGGAGCGAGCAGTCAGTCGTTAGAAACGGGCCAGCAATCACTCGTGAGTTCCACCTCATCTGATAAAAATATTTACACGGCCAATTTAGCCTTAAGCTGGGATGTGCTGGATTTCGGATTGTCCTATGTGCGGGCCGAACAAGCTGCTGACGACGTGCTCATTGCGGAAGAAGATAAGCGCCGAATTGCCAATCGGGTTATACAAGAGGTCCGTTCAGCCTTTTGGAAGGCCGTGGGAGCGGAACGGGCGTTGGGTCGCCTGGCGTTCCTTCAGGATTGGGTGACGCAAGCGCTGGGGGAAGTCCATCTGATCCGGGAACGAGCCTTGGCGGATCCACTCACTTCACTACAATATGAACGAGAACTTCTGAGCGCGCAACGGGAAATTCAACAGCTCTATCAGGAATTATCGCTATCCAGAATTCACCTGGCCGAACTCATGAACTTGAATCCAGGTGAGCCCTATGAACTGGCCGTGCCGGACCATCCGCCCCTTGTGTCGAAGGTCGATGAGAAACTGGAAGATTTGGAATACCGGGCACTCATGAATCGTCCGGAACTGCGAAAGGTCGACTATCAAAAACGCATTAACGCCAAAGAAACCAAAGCCGCCATCCTGGAATTGCTCCCGAATCTCAATGTGTATATGGGGGGCAATTACGATAGCAACAATTTTCTGTTTCATAACAATTGGCTGAATTACGGAGCCAAAGTCAGCTGGAATCTGTTGAATGTATTCCGGCATCCCGTCCGCTTGCAGGTGATTGACGCCCAGGAGAAGGTGTTGGACATGCAAAGTCTGGCGTTGACGATGGCTCTGATGAGTCAAGTCCATGTGTCGGTGGCGCAATATCATGCGGCGATGAAAGATGCTGCCACGGGGAAGCGCTACCTCGACACTCAAATGGCCATTGCCGACCAGGTCCAACGTGCCTGGTCCCTTAACCGGCTCAGTGAACATCTGGTCATCCGGGAAAAGATGCAAGGCCTGGTTGCCGAATTACGGTATGAATCGGCACTGGCCAAATTGGAAATGGCCTATGCCAATGTGTTAGCCGCGATCGGAGAAGACCCCTTCCCCACGAACATCACTGGAGACGGTGTCGAAGAATTGGCCGTGGCCTTGCAAGAACGTTGGGAATGGCTGGAACGCCCCGAGGTCTTTGCGCAGGTTCATCCAACTGACGCTCAACCCCAAGCAACAAACACTCAATCCCAAGGGGCCGAGCCTCAACCCCAAGAGACGGTCGGTCAATTTCAAGAGGCTGACGCGCTACCACCAGAGCCTGAGCCCCAACCCCAAGAGACTGGCGTGCAACCTCAAGAGACTAGCGTGCAACCTCAAGAGACTATCGCGCAATCCCAAGAGACAACCACTCAACCCCAAGAGAGAGTTAATCCATGA